Below is a genomic region from Salmo salar chromosome ssa11, Ssal_v3.1, whole genome shotgun sequence.
CCAGAAATATTTGTCCAAAATAATGAAGACGTACTCTGTAAATTTGCCACCAGCACTGGGGTTGACTGCTTGATTTCAACGGGTGTGAATGCAGCTTCTTTacaaatttctttttttttttccctctgaAAAATACAACAAAGGAATATAATGTGCTTTTGAAAATTTGAGCGTGGTTTGATATTATCAAGTAATCAGAGGGACAAGAACTTGTGTAAATACCGTACTCCAGTGGAATTATTCAGTATTTTTGCATCTATTTGAGTTTCTTactaaaattgtatttgataATGTTCTGTTGTGTAAAGATGTATGCAGAAGCCCGCTGATACTGTGAGTACTTTGATCCCTGAAAATAGCTTTATTTTTTGGGGATATATCTTACCTTAGGAGCAGTAAAATGCTACATAGCCTGCCGGGTCACAGTTTTTGTTTTTTATATTCTCCTAGTCTATCTCAGTAGCCATTTATCCCGTGTTTTGACGATCTGCTGTACTTTGCCAAGTTTCTTAGTCAGAAACTCTTGTTTCGGTGTTCCTGCTAAAAGACTAAAATGCAAATGTTGTTGGGGTAGATAAGTGGTTTAAATCATAGGctcactttttttgttgttgtagtgatcCTGCCTTCAAATTAAGGTAGTCAGTTCACACCTTTAACATAAGCTATTTATACAAGATTGGAGTAGGTCAGACATCCTGAAAACACTTTGGATTATGGAGCATTTTCAGTAATCGGGATCATTCGTTTTATAATCTTACTGAATATTGAAGGAATGTATTTTCTACTGCATCACGCTGTTATTTCTGCCCCAAAGATATTGTGTGGTTGCCACTTAACTTCCGGTTTTAGAAATGCATATGAAATGAATTGATTCAGAGCTGTTGGGAAGTtttctctacccccccccccccccaataatgcCCAGTGTTTTCCAACACCCACTAATGCTGGTCGCCAACTACAGGTCATGTTGGGAAGGACTGCAGTCTTTGTGATTCAGTGATGGTGTGCGCTCTGGCATATTTTTGTTAAATGTAGTGTTGGTGACTATTGCTCTTTAGTGTAGTCAAGGGAGGCTTTTCTGCAAGAATCATGACTGAACTTGGAGCACCAGTCATTAGAAATGGCTATCTAGCCTTCTCCATCTCCCCAGCGCTTGAATATGAATTGAATTAACTGCCATGTTTTAACTAGCTGCTTAACAAGTGTCTATGGAATTAAGTCATTGTTGACCTCTAAATGTTTGCCCTGCAAGAGAAGATGGCTGGTTCTGACTTAGACTGCTGTGTAAGCTGATTGGTCTTGTCCTCAGTATGGAATGGGACTGGGAGCATTGGGCTACTTATTCTGTTTGTTTCAAAACAATTTGCAATTCAACAAGTGTTACTGATGTGTTAACATTGTTCTAGCAGACTGTCTTGCTTTACCTGATGGTCTATTGGCATGCTTGCCCTTGTATTGTGTTGCATCTAAAACAACAATCTGGTGTGCTCAACTCTAAACCGAAAGATGCTGGTGTTTTTGTTTTTCAGTCCCACTAATGCAACTTCAGTGAATAATTGTCTCATTCACCAGCTGTATGGACTGCGTAGTAGCCTGGCACAGAAGTGATTCTCAAGCAAGCTAGTTCAGAAAAAATAAATTGAGGACTGCCCATCTATTCGTTGAAGTGACAAAATATGTTGGAGAGTAAGGTCTGTATAACTTCATAGTCAGCACAGCTAGGTTTGGGTAtagatttattttgtttaagtccAACCACTAAGTttacatgaggttgaaggaaacaAAATATATTCACTTGTTGGAAGAAGTTAGACATAAGAAAAGTAGTGAAGTTATTCCAGGCCTTAACCAATCTACTAAACTTCTGGAAGAATTCCTAGTGATCAAATTCCAGAATTTGTAATAACAGCATCGGTGCTCTAAGCTTGCTATATTTGTCCCTTTCTCCATGCTTGGGGGAAGTCTATTGAGCACTGTCTATTGTCCAGCGCTAGCAATTTGGAGGGTTATCCATAATATCACACCTCTTGAAGTGATTCAGATTTTCTTTTTATGGGATATTTTCTTTTTACTTATAAGATACAGAGATGTGAACTGGATGTTTAAACCAGCGGAGAATGGGGGTGGATTGTTTCAGATATTCTCACTTTTTGTCAGTATGTTTGGGAGTGCTAGAAGGAGGGTTATGTATTTATCTTTCTCTCAATTGACCTACAGTATGATGACAATATATAACATGTACTATTTGAAAACACTACAAAATAAACCTGATCTAGATCATAAAACATGTTGAGCAACTAGGCCAATATCCTGTAGTTcataaatgtgcagttttactgAATTGTTGTACAGACTGATAATACAGAGCAATGTATGGCAGCCTTAGCCTTGTAAGAATCACCCTGATCTGTGAGCTCGCGAGATGGCAGCCTTGCCTTGTGATAAAACACAAAATAGTGACTCCGAACAAGGATTATACACAGGAGCCTGGGCAGTTGCAATAACCACATCGGTGTAAGGTCCAGAGCTAATTTGAGATTTCAAACAGTACATATTACCTACATATTGCTGGAACGTTTTCATTACATGAGTTACTCCTTCCGACCTCTGGAATAATAAAGCCAGATATTGTTTCTAAATAAAGCAGTTGAACAGCATGGTGTACTTCAAGTGGGCCGCCCTCTGCAGACAGGTTTTTACtcaagataaaaaataaaacaattgttcaataaccatttccttgtttttaTTATATTGATAGTCAAGAGTTGCCTTCCAAGAATTGTGGACACTGCATGTTCTACACTACTCAGTTCACATATTTTTCAAGATTTTAGGAGAAATGTAATTGCCTTCTACCAAACCTTCCATGCTCATAGCATTTGTGTATGTCCATGTTTTATAATTACTCTTTAGGGCTCTGACTTCAATTACTATTTGAAATATGTTTATGGTCTTGTCTAGAGAAGGGAACACGTATGTAGTTTGGAAATCTATTTGAGTTATATTTTTATAGACATGCttctgtggaaagcattgggtTGCATTTTTCTGAAGTTTTcagtttgtttacaaacattagaTTTTGACATGCGCACTAGCACAGGCCTTGACCGTGTTTTTCACTTCGCTCCCTAGCTACTTCTCGTCCTACTCCTGTCTAAAACAACTGGATAGATGAAAGCGATATAGAGGAAGCTAGGgccccaagaacactaaggtaacctgcctaaacgactaccgacccgtagcactcatgtctgtagccatgaagtgcttcgaaaggctcgtcatggctcacaacaccattaacctagaaaacctagacccactccaatttgcatagcgcacctacagatccacagatgccgcaatctctattgcactccacactgccctttcccacctagacaaaaggaacacctatgtgagaatgctgttcatgttccttggtgtccacatcaccaacaaactaacatggtccaagcacaccaagacagtcgtgaagagggcacgacaaaacctactccccgtcaggagactgaaaagatttggcatgggtcctcagatcctcaaaagattctactgctgcaccatcaagagcatcctgactggttgcatcactgcctggtgtggcaacttcctgccatccaggacctctgtactaggtggtgtcagaggaaggccctaaaaattgtccaagactccagccaccctagtcatagactgttctctctgctaccgcacagaaaGCGGTacctgctaccgcactgcaagtctcggtccaagaggcttctaaacagcttcaagccataagactcctgaacatctaatcaaatggctacccagactatttgcattgcccccccaccccctttaagccgctgctactctgttgttatcatctatgcatagtcactttaataactctacctacatgtacatattacctcaactaaacgGTGCCCCcgcgcattgactctgtaccagtaccctctgtatatagtctcgctattgttattttactgctctttaattacttattACTTATTATTGTCCGTAttcttttaactgcattgttgtagGGGctcgtatgtaagcatttcactgtacaacacctgttgtattcagcgcatgtgactaatacaatttgatttgatcaattaGCCTATCCACAGGTTAGCAGGATAAGGACAAGGGACTATGGTTTGAAATTGAACGGGCATATTTTCGACGAAGAAATGAACGAAAATCCGTTTCcaatagttaccacagccacaaagtcatgatggctatatcgtaaaaatcatgaaaacaaaaattgaCTTTTGGGTCATAatttaaggtttgggttaggcttaaagttagcagtgtggtcaagaaaataaattgtagaaatgggcggggtttatgactttgtggctgtggtaaggtGACGACCGAAAATCCCAGGCAGTTCTAGCAAAGATGGTGGATGTcctatagctagctaatattagccCCGTCGTAGTCACAGCACTGGCTAACGTTTGTCATTCAATGTAACTCAAAATGTCTGTTGCTTTTGTACCGAAAAGACATAGAGGAAAAGCTCAGATCAACCAAGAAACCATCCAAAGAGTAAGTAACGTTAGTATCAGTTTGGTTATGTTAATCTGTGTAGCATTTAGCTAGCTGACAGCTGGTTTGTTAATTGGCACACATTCTATCATACAAGGTGGTAGCTTCGGTAAACAAGTTGCGTTAAGTTTTTCATATTTTCCAACTTTCAGTTGCTGGACGAAAATGACCAGCTGGTAAGGTGCATCACAGAGTACATGCAAAAAGGACGAGCAATGGAATGTGTACAGTAAGTTCAACTTCATATCTGTGTTATTTTCCCTAGAGTTGGTGATGTCAACCCTTCTCCTGGAGCTATTGGGTTTGCAAGTTTTTAACCAGCTCTATACGAACACACCTGATTCAGAGTGGTgcagcatctcagtgcaagatgtcactacagtccctgg
It encodes:
- the s18l2 gene encoding SS18-like protein 2; the protein is MSVAFVPKRHRGKAQINQETIQRLLDENDQLVRCITEYMQKGRAMECVQYQQILHRNIVYLGTIADASQTWLQPQTSPPMERHQH